One genomic window of Pseudomonas sp. LFM046 includes the following:
- the gbcB gene encoding glycine-betaine demethylase subunit GbcB encodes MTNNFLNPITTQTWTNGRHMVRCVKAIQETWDVRTFCFMADQPMVFFFKPGQFVTLELEIDGQPIMRSYTISSSPSVPYSFSLTIKRVPGGKVSNWLHDNLKEGDVIPVHGPVGLFNAIDFPADKVLFLSGGVGITPVMSMARWFFDTNGAVDMIFVHSARTPKDIIYHRELRHMASRIENFKLHLICEKYEIGETWSGYRGYLSRAMLDLIASDFMDREIFCCGPTPYMSAVKRLLEAAGFDMKRYHEEAFGPTPPEIREEVKEHAAEAAAEVPAGAMNLVEFTGTGKSIRVAPGETVHSAAAKLGLHIPKACGMGICGTCKVMKTAGDVDMEHNGGITDEDVAEGYILSCCSIPKGDVAIDY; translated from the coding sequence ATGACCAATAACTTCCTCAATCCCATCACGACCCAGACCTGGACCAACGGCCGTCATATGGTTCGCTGCGTCAAGGCGATCCAGGAAACCTGGGACGTGCGCACCTTCTGTTTCATGGCTGACCAGCCCATGGTGTTCTTCTTCAAGCCCGGGCAGTTCGTGACCCTGGAGCTGGAGATCGACGGCCAGCCGATCATGCGTTCCTACACCATCTCCAGCTCGCCTTCGGTGCCCTACAGCTTCTCGCTGACCATCAAGCGCGTGCCGGGCGGCAAGGTGTCCAACTGGCTGCACGACAACCTGAAAGAAGGCGATGTGATTCCGGTGCACGGCCCGGTGGGCCTGTTCAATGCCATCGACTTCCCGGCGGACAAGGTGCTGTTCCTGTCCGGCGGCGTCGGCATTACCCCGGTGATGTCCATGGCGCGCTGGTTCTTCGATACCAATGGCGCGGTGGACATGATCTTCGTTCACAGCGCGCGCACGCCGAAGGACATCATCTATCACCGCGAACTGCGCCACATGGCCTCGCGCATCGAGAACTTCAAGCTGCACCTGATCTGCGAGAAGTATGAGATCGGCGAGACCTGGTCCGGCTACCGGGGCTACCTGAGCCGCGCGATGCTCGACCTGATCGCCTCCGACTTCATGGACCGGGAAATCTTCTGCTGTGGTCCCACCCCGTACATGTCGGCGGTCAAGCGCCTGCTGGAAGCCGCCGGCTTCGACATGAAGCGTTACCACGAAGAAGCCTTCGGGCCGACCCCGCCGGAAATCCGCGAAGAGGTGAAGGAACACGCCGCCGAGGCCGCAGCCGAAGTGCCGGCTGGCGCCATGAACCTGGTGGAGTTCACCGGGACCGGCAAGAGCATCCGCGTTGCCCCCGGCGAGACCGTGCACTCGGCTGCCGCCAAGCTCGGGCTGCATATTCCCAAGGCCTGCGGCATGGGCATCTGCGGCACCTGCAAGGTGATGAAGACTGCCGGTGATGTGGACATGGAACACAACGGCGGCATCACCGACGAAGACGTCGCCGAAGGCTACATCCTCTCCTGCTGCAGCATTCCCAAGGGCGACGTGGCCATCGATTACTGA
- the gstA gene encoding glutathione transferase GstA: MKLFYSPGACSLAVHIVLREIGKPFSLEKVDLAAHKTAGGEDYYRNNPKGYVPLLQLDNGQSLTEGPVICQYLCDQAGRTDLMPAAGSLLRYRVMEWQAFINSELHKSFGALFNPTLDDKAKATYSGMAHRRLQWISEQLRGRQYLTGDDFTAADAYLFTVANWAGFVNMDISDCPEVQAFQGRVATRPAVQEALKAEGLV; encoded by the coding sequence ATGAAACTCTTCTATTCCCCCGGAGCCTGTTCCCTCGCCGTGCATATCGTGCTGCGCGAGATCGGCAAACCCTTCAGTCTGGAAAAAGTCGATCTGGCCGCACACAAGACGGCGGGCGGCGAGGACTATTACCGCAACAATCCGAAGGGCTACGTGCCCCTGCTGCAACTGGACAATGGACAATCGCTGACCGAAGGGCCGGTGATCTGCCAGTACCTGTGCGACCAGGCGGGCCGCACCGACCTGATGCCCGCCGCCGGTTCGCTGCTGCGTTACCGGGTGATGGAGTGGCAGGCGTTCATCAACAGCGAGCTGCACAAGAGCTTCGGTGCGCTGTTCAACCCGACGCTGGACGACAAGGCCAAGGCGACCTATTCCGGCATGGCCCACCGGCGCCTGCAGTGGATATCCGAGCAATTGCGCGGGCGCCAGTACCTGACCGGTGACGACTTCACGGCTGCCGATGCCTACCTCTTCACCGTGGCCAACTGGGCGGGCTTTGTGAACATGGATATTTCCGACTGTCCGGAAGTCCAGGCCTTCCAGGGCCGCGTGGCCACTCGTCCGGCCGTGCAGGAGGCGTTGAAGGCGGAGGGGTTGGTCTGA
- the fusA gene encoding elongation factor G, which produces MANYSVEAIRTVALVGQGDSGKTSLTEALLHRSGAIPNAGSLERGDTVCDFDPLEREYRHSLASALAHCSYAGAELNLIDTPGYPDFIGQSIAALAAVETALVVVNAQNGIELNTRRMMALAAERGLCRMLVVNKIDAERVDLPALLASLREAFGKEVLPLNLPADNASRVVDCFFEPDGAADFSSVAEAHQALVDQVVEVDEELMARYLEQGEIAPAELHEPFERALREGHLIPLCFTSARTGAGVAELLDILARLAPNPTEGNPPLFLKGEGADAKTFRSRPDPQQHVLAHVFKVVIDPFVGKLSIFRVHQGTLVRDMQLFVGEGRKPFKIGHLLRLQGKRHEEVTRLIPGDFGALTKVDEVEFDSVLHDSHDEDEIHLKPLDFPAPMQGLAIEAKRRGDEQRIAEVLNRLQAEDPCVKLDYQASTQETVLRGMGELHLRYLLDRITGTYKLEVETRPPRVPYREAITRPSEGHSRHKKQTGGAGQFGEVFLRIEPLPRGSGFAFADEVKGGVIPSQFIPSVEKGVRSVLACGPLAGLPVEDVKVTVYDGKHHPVDSKDIAFQAAGRKAMLDALRAAGEVVLEPVVEIEVSTPEANLGDITTDLIGRRGQVTGTESLSQGLALIHGQVPLAELDGYAGRLKAITAGHGAFNMVLSHYSAAPQDVQQKLAGAYKAVQEED; this is translated from the coding sequence ATGGCGAACTACTCGGTGGAAGCCATTCGAACGGTCGCCCTGGTCGGCCAAGGCGACAGCGGCAAGACCAGCCTGACCGAAGCCCTGCTGCATCGCAGCGGCGCGATTCCCAACGCCGGCAGCCTGGAGCGCGGCGACACGGTCTGCGACTTCGACCCACTGGAGCGTGAGTACCGCCACTCGCTGGCCTCGGCCCTGGCCCACTGCAGCTACGCCGGTGCCGAGCTGAACCTGATCGACACCCCCGGCTACCCGGACTTCATCGGCCAATCCATTGCTGCACTGGCGGCGGTGGAGACCGCGCTGGTGGTGGTCAACGCCCAGAACGGCATCGAGCTCAACACCCGACGGATGATGGCGCTGGCGGCCGAACGCGGGCTGTGCCGCATGCTGGTGGTGAACAAGATCGACGCCGAGCGGGTGGACCTCCCTGCCCTGCTCGCCAGCCTGCGGGAAGCCTTCGGCAAGGAAGTGCTGCCGCTCAACCTGCCAGCGGACAACGCCAGCCGCGTGGTGGACTGCTTCTTCGAACCCGACGGCGCGGCTGACTTCTCCTCGGTGGCCGAGGCCCACCAGGCCCTGGTGGACCAGGTGGTGGAAGTCGATGAGGAACTGATGGCGCGCTACCTGGAACAGGGCGAGATCGCCCCCGCCGAGCTGCACGAGCCCTTCGAGCGGGCCCTGCGTGAGGGGCACCTGATCCCGCTGTGCTTCACCTCCGCGCGCACCGGCGCCGGCGTGGCAGAGCTGCTGGATATCCTGGCACGCCTGGCTCCCAATCCCACCGAGGGGAATCCGCCCCTCTTTCTCAAGGGCGAGGGAGCGGACGCGAAGACCTTCCGCTCCCGGCCTGACCCGCAGCAACACGTCCTGGCCCACGTATTCAAGGTGGTGATCGACCCCTTCGTGGGCAAACTCAGCATCTTCCGCGTACACCAGGGCACCCTGGTGCGGGACATGCAGTTGTTCGTCGGCGAAGGCCGCAAGCCCTTCAAGATCGGCCACCTGCTACGCCTGCAGGGCAAGCGTCATGAAGAGGTGACACGGCTGATTCCAGGCGACTTCGGCGCACTGACCAAGGTGGACGAAGTGGAGTTCGACTCGGTGTTGCACGACTCCCATGACGAGGACGAGATCCACCTCAAACCCCTGGATTTCCCCGCCCCCATGCAGGGCCTGGCGATCGAGGCCAAGCGCCGGGGCGACGAGCAGCGCATCGCCGAAGTGCTGAACCGGCTCCAGGCCGAAGACCCCTGCGTGAAGCTGGATTACCAGGCCTCCACCCAGGAAACCGTGCTGCGCGGCATGGGCGAGCTGCACCTGCGCTACCTGCTGGATCGCATCACCGGCACCTACAAGCTGGAAGTGGAAACCCGCCCGCCCAGGGTGCCCTATCGCGAAGCCATCACCCGTCCGTCCGAAGGCCACAGCCGGCACAAGAAACAGACCGGGGGCGCCGGCCAGTTCGGCGAGGTGTTCCTGCGCATCGAACCGCTGCCCAGGGGCTCTGGCTTCGCCTTCGCCGATGAGGTGAAGGGCGGCGTGATCCCCTCTCAGTTCATCCCCTCGGTGGAAAAGGGCGTCCGCTCGGTGCTCGCCTGCGGGCCCCTGGCCGGGCTGCCGGTGGAGGACGTGAAGGTCACCGTCTACGACGGCAAGCACCACCCGGTGGACTCCAAGGACATCGCCTTCCAGGCCGCCGGGCGCAAGGCCATGCTCGACGCCCTGCGCGCAGCCGGCGAGGTGGTGCTGGAGCCCGTGGTCGAAATCGAAGTCAGTACGCCGGAAGCGAACCTGGGGGACATCACCACCGACCTCATCGGCCGCCGTGGCCAGGTCACCGGCACCGAGTCCCTGTCCCAGGGCCTGGCGCTGATCCACGGCCAGGTGCCCCTGGCCGAGCTGGACGGCTATGCCGGCCGGCTCAAGGCGATCACCGCCGGCCACGGGGCCTTCAACATGGTCCTCAGCCACTACAGCGCCGCGCCCCAGGATGTTCAGCAGAAGCTTGCCGGGGCCTACAAGGCGGTGCAGGAGGAGGATTGA